Proteins encoded together in one Quercus lobata isolate SW786 chromosome 3, ValleyOak3.0 Primary Assembly, whole genome shotgun sequence window:
- the LOC115981365 gene encoding uncharacterized protein LOC115981365 — translation MAAVTALSLASDIGVQQAILEGDSLEVFKAQTDDSVPLAPFGLFIDEVKSLSSQFVKLLYSHTFREGNSLAHGLARHAIGIPGFLVWMEDVPPHLYSVVQADLRGAF, via the coding sequence ATGGCGGCTGTTACAGCCCTTTCCTTGGCATCAGACATAGGAGTTCAACAAGCTATCTTAGAAGGAGACTCACTGGAAGTTTTTAAGGCTCAAACGGATGATTCGGTCCCTTTAGCTCCATTTGGTTTATTCATAGATGAGGTGAAAAGTTTATCCTCACAATTTGTTAAATTACTTTATTCTCATACATTTAGAGAAGGTAATTCTTTAGCTCATGGTCTGGCTAGACATGCCATTGGCATACCAGGTTTCctagtgtggatggaggatgttccaccacaTCTTTATTCTGTAGTTCAAGCCGATTTAAGAGGcgctttttaa